The following coding sequences lie in one Coregonus clupeaformis isolate EN_2021a unplaced genomic scaffold, ASM2061545v1 scaf0034, whole genome shotgun sequence genomic window:
- the LOC121556735 gene encoding hydroperoxide isomerase ALOXE3-like, which translates to MNSSRLKHTVDCCSHTAIAQARALPDISVIRKPLASWTTSPLHQEHSLYSVLPTTSPLHQVIELDVSCPSSLGQLEFVVLESEPYLPFCFLNNDWFCSKVVVTTPEGDTANFPCYHWISGNERLVFREATGKLIFNETWPEAIEERKKELQSRRDVYRWSIYAEGLPEIMKVDSASDLPAEVRFSFTKDFEFTFTAVEALVSLKLVSHSSNKKQWKSLDELSRVFNRHKTDVYEYVEKNWKEDEFFGYQLLNGLNPMMIHRCSKLPENFPVTEDMVKTSLFGKSLEEEIQKGNIFLVDYKRLHGVTANVIHGKQQFLAAPLCLLYITPEEKLIPIAIQLKQEPGANNPIFLPTDSEYDWLLAKIFVRNADFAEHELNFHLLRTHLLAEVFAVSTLRNLPMVHPIYKLLISHFRYTLQINTLARQALISENGVITKNASIGGPGMMEFLKKAVASLTYSSLCMPEDITARGLESIPNFFYREDGLKMWDIVHRFVQRVIGHYYTCDADVQKDCELQDWIKDIFFHGFLAETSTGIPQSFSSVTELVKFNTMVIFTVSVQHAAVNNGQFDFGGWMPNFPISLQQPPPTTKGQCTESTMLKTFPDINTTVNGMAVVYLLSTQSTDYVALGNGYQDHFSEKTPLELIHETQDMLKRYNFEIQGRNVSLPLSYTYLNPNNVENSVAL; encoded by the exons GAAGCCTTTAGCCTCTTGGACAACCTCGCCCCTACACCAAGAGCACTCGCTCTACAGCGTCCTACCGACAACCTCGCCCCTACACCAA gtgattgaGCTTGATGTGTCCTGTCCCTCCTCTCTGGGCCAGCTGGAGTTTGTGGTGCTGGAATCAGAGCCGTACCTCCCGTTCTGCTTCCTCAACAATGACTGGTTCTGCTCTAAAGTTGTGGTGACCACACCAGAGGGAGACACGGCCAACTTCCCCTGTTACCACTGGATCTCAGGCAACGAGCGGCTGGTGTTCAGAGAGGCCACTG GTAAACTGATATTCAATGAGACCTGGCCAGAGGccatagaggagagaaagaaggagttGCAGAGTCGCCGTGATGTGTACCG GTGGAGTATATATGCCGAGGGTCTACCCGAAATAATGAAAGTTGACAGTGCTTCTGATCTCCCTGCTGAGGTCCGCTTCTCTTTCACCAAGGACTTTGAGTTCACGTTCACAGCAGTCGAAGC ATTGGTGTCACTGAAACTAGTAAGCCATTCCAGCAACAAGAAACAATGGAAGAGCCTAGATGAACTCAGTCGCGTCTTCAATAGACACAAGACTGACGTCTATG AATATGTCGAAAAGAACTGGAAGGAGGATGAGTTTTTCGGGTACCAGCTTCTGAATGGCCTCAACCCCATGATGATCCATCGCTGCTCCAAGCTTCCAGAGAACTTCCCCGTCACAGAAGACATGGTGAAAACTTCCCTCTTCGGAAAAAGCCTTGAGGAGGAAATTCAG AAAGGCAACATCTTCCTGGTTGACTACAAGCGCCTGCATGGAGTGACAGCAAATGTGATCCATGGGAAACAGCAGTTCTTGGCTGCCCCGCTCTGCTTGCTCTATATAACCCCAGAAGAGAAGCTCATACCCATCGCAATCCAG CTGAAGCAGGAGCCTGGAGCTAACAACCCCATCTTCCTTCCTACTGACTCTGAGTACGACTGGCTCCTGGCCAAGATCTTTGTGAGGAACGCCGACTTCGCTGAACACGAGCTGAACTTTCACCTGCTGAGGACTCACCTGCTGGCTGAGGTGTTTGCCGTGTCGACACTGCGCAACCTGCCAATGGTGCATCCCATCTACAAG CTCCTGATCTCTCACTTCCGCTACACTCTACAGATCAACACTCTGGCTAGACAGGCCCTCATATCAGAGAATGGGGTGATCACAAAG AATGCAAGTATTGGAGGTCCAGGGATGATGGAGTTCCTGAAGAAAGCGGTGGCCTCATTGACCTACAGCTCCCTCTGTATGCCGGAGGACATCACAGCACGCGGTTTGGAGTCAATCCCCAACTTCTTCTACAGGGAAGATGGACTCAAGATGTGGGACATTGTTCACAG GTTTGTTCAGAGAGTGATTGGTCACTACTACACCTGTGACGCAGACGTCCAGAAGGACTGTGAACTGCAGGACTGGATCAAGGATATCTTCTTCCATGGGTTCCTGGCCGAAACCAGCACAG GAATCCCTCAGTCTTTCAGTTCAGTGACAGAGCTGGTCAAGTTTAACACCATGGTGATCTTCACAGTGTCTGTCCAACATGCTGCAGTCAACAATGGGCAG TTTGATTTTGGCGGCTGGATGCCCAACTTCCCCATCTCCCTGCAACAGCCTCCTCCCACCACTAAGGGGCAGTGTACTGAGAGCACCATGCTGAAGACCTTCCCTGACATCAACACCACCGTCAATGGCATGGCAGTGGTGTACCTTCTGAGCACGCAGTCCACTGACTAT GTCGCTCTTGGAAATGGCTATCAGGATCACTTCAGCGAAAAGACTCCTCTGGAACTGATTCATGAAACTCAAGATATGCTGAAGAGAtacaactttgaaatccaaggcaGGAATGTCTCTTTGCCCCTGTCATACACCTACCTGAATCCCAACAATGTGGAGAACAGTGTGGCCCTGTAA